The genomic region GAGCGCAGCTGCTGCACCTCCCCGTCACCGGTGGCGAACCAGCTGTAGAAGACCTGCTCCGTGCGGGTGCCGTCAGCCGTCTCGTACTGCTCCAGGCTTCCCTCGGCCAGCCGGGGCACCAGCTTCACCTCGGTGCCGGGCGGCAGCGTGGCCGGCAGCGGCGCCTCGTCCAGGAGCAGCTCCTCCAGGCGCGGGTTCTGGTTGGGAGTCGCCGTCAGCCGCAGGGTGAGCTGGCGCACCCCGCTCTCCTGGCCCTCGGGGGTGTCGCTGCCATCGCTCGCCTCATAGCCGACGAAGAGCGGGATGCCCCGCTCCAGCAGGGCGCGTACCGCGGGATCATTCGGGTCCAGCGGCGCGCCGCCCGTGCCCGCGTTGGCCGTCTCCTGCAGCACCTGTTGCACGTTCGGATCCAGCAGCGACAGCTGGCCTTCCGGCAGCGCGGCGCCATCCTGGCCCGGGCAGTCCAGCGCGTTGCCATAGGCATTGCCCGGCTTGCACAGCGCGAGCGCCACGCCCACCTCCCGCTCCTCGGGGGCCACCGCCAGCGCGGAGAACTGGATGGGCGGCGGCAGGGCGGGGTTGTCGGGGTTCAGCGTCAGCTCGGCGGGCTCGGCCTTGATGGCGAGCACCCGGACGCGGCGAATCTCACTCTGCTCCTCGAACGACGGGCCACACGCGGTCAGCGCCAGGGAGAGGGACACGAAGAGGGTCGCGCGCATGTCAGAAGCTCCCCTTGGCACCGAGGATGGGCAGGAGGGGCAAGCCCTCCAGGAACGCCGACTCGGTGTAGTTGTAGTTGTAGAGGATGCCCTCCTTCGCCGGGTTGTTGTAGGCGTTGGTCAGGTCCAGGTACACGTTGAGGTTCCAGGTATCGAAGATGAAGTTGCGGTCCACGCGGATGTCCAGCTGGTGGAAGTTGGGCAGCCGATCGGAGTTCACGCCTCCGAAGATGGGGATGAAGACGTCGGTGAGGTCATCCCTGCGCGCGCCGGTGATGGGGGTGCGCGGATTGCCGGAGGAGAAGCGGAAGCGCGCGCCCACCTCCCAGTTGGCTGTCAGCTTGTAGCTGGCGATGGCGGTGAGCACGTGCGTCTGGTCGTTGTCGAACAGGCGCGTCGCCTCACCAGGCCTGTCGCGGCGCTCGCTGCGGCTGAAGGTGTAGGCCACCCACCCGAAGAGGCGGTCGGTGAGATTGCGCCGCGCCAGCAACTCGAAGCCGTAGATGTGGCCAGTGCCCAGGTTGGTGAGGCGCTCGGGCACCTGCTGACCATCGCGCTCCACCATCGCGTCCGAGCGGACGATGAGGCGCTTCAAGTCGTTGTAGAAGACCTCGCCGCTGAGGAAGTACTCGGCCGAGGGCTGCCACTCGCTGCCGACGCTGTACTGGTAGGAGCGCTTGGCCCGCAGCTCCGGGTTGCCGAAGGAGGTGCTGGGCTCATCGTTGATGGCGGGCCCGTGGTACAGGCCCGCGCCACCCTTGAGTGTCACCGCGTCGGTGAGGGCGTAACGAACCGCCAGCCGAGGGTTGAGCGAGCGCTTGCGCACCTGCTGCTCTGCGAAGACGTAGCTCTCGCTGCGCACGCCGGGCACCACCAGGAGGCCCGGCAGCGGCTTCCAGCGCGCCTCCACCCAGACGCCGGGGAAGTACTGGTAGTAGGAGCCGTCCACGGTGAGCAGCTCATCCAAGAGCAGCGGCGAGGGAGGCTCGCCCTCGCGGGGCGGGGACTGGATGCGCGCGCGCACATCCGCGTTCGAGTAGTCGACGTCCAGGCCGCCCGCCAGGGTGAGCGCCTCGCTCAGGGTGTACTCGGCGGTGGAGCGCAGGCCGAAGTCCAGCGAGGAGATGCGCAGGTTGCGCTCGCCGATGACGAACTCGACGAGGGTGGTGCCCACTAGGCCCTGGCTCTCCACGGTGAGGTTGCCGGCCTTGTACTGGTGGCCCAGGCGGAGCTGGCTGAAGCCGGTGGTAAGCTCGAACTCGCCGTTGACGCTCGGGTCGTCATCGGCGGGACGGTCGAACACCAGGCCCAACACGTCATTGGAAGTGAGCCCCTGGAGGGTGAAGGTGTGCTGCTTGCTGGGCGTCCAGTGCAGCTTGAGCTGGGCGTCGTAGTAGCGAGGAGCCACCTGGATGGAGGGCCCTTCCTCGTTCTCGGGCACGAGCTTGAGGACCAGGTCCACATAGGAGCGCCGGCCGGCCACGGCGATGCCGAGGTTCTCGGTAATCGGGCCCTCGAGCACGGCATTGGATTCGATGACGCCCACGCCCACGGTGCCGTGGAAGCGGTCCATGCGGGGGGCACGGCTGCGCACGTTGATGACGCCACCGGTGATGTTGCCGTAATAGGAGGAGAAGTTGCCGGGCAGGTAGTCCACCGCCTCCAGCAGCTCCGAGTTGTAGACGGAGGTCAGCCCGCCGAAGTGGTACAGCAGGGGAATCTTCTGGCCATCCAGGAAGACGCCGGACTCGTTGGGGCCGGTGCCGCGGATGACGAGCTGGCCACCGTTGAAGGCGGGCCGCGCGACGCCGGGCAGGTTCTGCACCACCTTGAGGGTGTCGCCCTGGGTGCCGGGGATCTTCTGCACCTCGGCGACCTGGATGGTGGTGCGAGTCACTTCCTTGCGCTCGCGCTCGCTGCGCACCACGGTCTCATAGGGGCTGAAGACGCGCCGCTGCACGTAGTAGGTGGCCTGCGTCTCCTGGCCCTCGGAGATGGACTCCCGGGTGCGGAAGCGGTCATACCCGCCGACGATGACGAGCACCTCGTGACTTCCCACGGGCACGCCGCGGAAGGAGAAGCGGCCCTCCCCATCGGTGGTGGCTGTACGCGCCAGCTCGGGCAGAGCCACCTCGGCGCTCACGAGCGGCTTGCGGGTGCCCCGCTCCAGGGCACGGCCGCTGAAGTTCACCGGAGGCTCGGGAGCTCCCGCCGCTTCGCCACCTTCGGGAGGCGGCGGGGCGCGCCAGACGAACTGGTAGGCGTATTCGATGCGCACCGGGGCGGGCACGCCGTCTACCTCGGCG from Hyalangium ruber harbors:
- a CDS encoding TonB-dependent receptor domain-containing protein; the encoded protein is MKTLSAVLCLLLATGAVAQEAPDAGTPSPDAGAPAGVLTKAPVLKRQVEAQYPPEALAQQLEGTVVMFIDISEAGAVTDVQVTQSAGPGFDEAAVAAVRQFEFEPAEVDGVPAPVRIEYAYQFVWRAPPPPEGGEAAGAPEPPVNFSGRALERGTRKPLVSAEVALPELARTATTDGEGRFSFRGVPVGSHEVLVIVGGYDRFRTRESISEGQETQATYYVQRRVFSPYETVVRSERERKEVTRTTIQVAEVQKIPGTQGDTLKVVQNLPGVARPAFNGGQLVIRGTGPNESGVFLDGQKIPLLYHFGGLTSVYNSELLEAVDYLPGNFSSYYGNITGGVINVRSRAPRMDRFHGTVGVGVIESNAVLEGPITENLGIAVAGRRSYVDLVLKLVPENEEGPSIQVAPRYYDAQLKLHWTPSKQHTFTLQGLTSNDVLGLVFDRPADDDPSVNGEFELTTGFSQLRLGHQYKAGNLTVESQGLVGTTLVEFVIGERNLRISSLDFGLRSTAEYTLSEALTLAGGLDVDYSNADVRARIQSPPREGEPPSPLLLDELLTVDGSYYQYFPGVWVEARWKPLPGLLVVPGVRSESYVFAEQQVRKRSLNPRLAVRYALTDAVTLKGGAGLYHGPAINDEPSTSFGNPELRAKRSYQYSVGSEWQPSAEYFLSGEVFYNDLKRLIVRSDAMVERDGQQVPERLTNLGTGHIYGFELLARRNLTDRLFGWVAYTFSRSERRDRPGEATRLFDNDQTHVLTAIASYKLTANWEVGARFRFSSGNPRTPITGARRDDLTDVFIPIFGGVNSDRLPNFHQLDIRVDRNFIFDTWNLNVYLDLTNAYNNPAKEGILYNYNYTESAFLEGLPLLPILGAKGSF